In a genomic window of Punica granatum isolate Tunisia-2019 chromosome 6, ASM765513v2, whole genome shotgun sequence:
- the LOC116212245 gene encoding uncharacterized protein LOC116212245 — MEQESGTEFPGFRTYLLHRDEHTCRRLPPTPTRLQRRAPCPLNLNNGSNHNLGCFSIDSSASSSLTSSGSGANEASASFYAGKDPIPLLSPLVIMPPSLTDSSTSR, encoded by the coding sequence ATGGAGCAAGAGTCGGGTACGGAGTTCCCCGGGTTCCGAACCTATCTTCTTCACCGAGACGAGCACACGTGCAGGAGACTACCTCCGACTCCGACCCGACTGCAGAGACGAGCCCCGTGTCCCCTGAATCTCAACAACGGGTCAAATCATAATCTGGGCTGTTTCAGTATCGATTCATCTGCCTCCTCATCCTTGACATCTTCAGGTTCGGGAGCAAATGAGGCGTCAGCCTCGTTCTATGCCGGGAAAGATCCGATCCCTCTGCTTTCTCCGCTCGTGATCATGCCGCCTTCTTTGACGGATAGTAGTACATCTCGCTGA